ACTAACCGTCAAAATCAAAGGAGAACCCGGGGTGAAATACACCACGGAGTTTCGCGGCACTCCGAAAAACTATGATCGTGCAGTGAAAGAAGTGCCTGCCCCTGCGGATGACAACTACCCCGTTCGTCTAAAGCACAGTGAGGATGTGGGTAAGCTGCTGGCCAGCAGCGAGAGCCTGGAATCCAGCTACCAGATGACGGGGGATGAACTGTATGTGCGTGCGATCATCATCTCCGACAAGGTGATGGATAACCCCGCTACCCCGGGGCAACTCCAAAAAGCCTGGACGCAGCCCGTGGGCTGGCAGCCTTAACAGCATACCGTGGGTTGCCTTTGCGGCAGCATCGTGCCATCGTGCATGTCTGATGGGTGCACTGTATGGTTTTTTGGCGATTCCTGGCCGCTCCTTACTGAACTTCCTGGGCTATCTTGGGCAGTTGGGGGCGTTGCTGGGAGAACTGTGGCAGTCTGTCACGAAAGGCACGTTGAGACTGCGTCTGATGGCCGAGCAGATCGTCACGATCGGTTACGGTTCCCAGGCGGTGGTGCTGGTGACCGGGGCATTCACGGGAGCAGTGTTCACGGCGCAGTCGTATTTCAAATTCAAGGACTTTGGCATTGAGTCCACGGTCGGGGGCATTGTGAGTGTTTCCCTCTGTCGTGAATTGGGACCTGTCTTGGCGGGCCTGATGGTCACGGGTCGAGTCGGCGCGTCCATGGCGGCCGAGATTGGCACCATGAAGGTCAGTGAGCAGGTCGATGCCTTACGCGTCATGGGGGCTCATCCGGTGGACTATCTCGTGCTACCGCGCTTTTTGGCCATGATGATCTCCATGCCGCTGCTGATTGCGGAGTGCATCGTGTTTGGTCTGGCGGCTTCCGTGATCGTGGGCACAGGGGTCTTTGAGATTCCCTTCGCCTGGTTCTGGGAGCATGTACGGGATCACACGAACCTCGAAGATCTGAGCTTTGGGATGATCAAGGGGTTTGTGTTCGGTATCCTCATCGTGCTCATTTCCTGTCACCAAGGTCTCATCGCTTCGAATGGAGCTGTTGGTGTCGGATTAGGCACGATTCGTGCCGTGGTGTTTTCCTCGTTGGCCCTGCTGGTGGCTAACTTCTTCCTGACCATGCTTCTGAATTATTTCTTCCCCCTGGGGACTGCTCTGTGACGCCATGCATGTGCCTAGCAATCCAGACGTTCCCTTCATCCGTGTCTCCGGGCTCAAAAAGAGCTTCGGCGAGCAGAAGACTCTACAGGGAGTGGATCTCACCATCAGCCATGGCGAAACGTTGGTGCTGATCGGACCGAGCGGCGAGGGCAAAAGCGTGCTACTGAAGCATATCATCGGCCTGTTGCACCCTGATGAAGGGCATGTGGAATTGGATGGCGTGGATCTTTGCAGCATGAATGAGCGCCAGATGGTTAAGTTCCGGCGGCGCATGGGCTACCTCTTTCAAAATGCGGCGCTGTTTGATAGCCTGACTGTGGCTCAGAACGTGGCGTTTCCTCTGAAAGAAGCGGGTGTCACGAACAAAGACGAGATCGACCAGCAAGTGCATGAAGCTCTGGAGTTGGTCGAACTGGAAGAGCATAAAAATAAAATGCCCATCAACCTCTCGGGGGGGATGCGTAAGCGTGTAGGCATCGCTCGAGCCATCATCTGCCGCCCGGAATGCGTGTTGTATGATGAGCCCACGGCAGGTCTGGATCCGATCGTTACCGATGTGATCGATCAGATGATCATCCGCCTGCAAAAACGTTTTCGTGTGACCAGCATCGTGATCACCCATGACATGAGCAGCGTGTTCAAGATCGCGGATCGTGTCGCCATGCTCAAAAACGGCGTGATCTCTTTCCTCGGCACTCCTGAGGATTTGCGCCAATCCCCTGATCCCGACATTCAAAATTTCATCGCCGGACGCTCCGGTATGTGTGCTTAGACCTGTATGACTAAAGATCGTAAAACCGAAATCCTCGTGGGGTTATTCCTCCTCGTAGGCCTGCTGATGCTGGGCGGCATCATTCTGGAGTTTGGCAGCTTGCGCACGTTGTTTCGGGATACCTATGAGCTTCGTGTGGCTTTCCCCAATGCGGCAGGCATCAAAGAAGGTTCTCCCGTTTTCCTGGGCGGTTCCAAGGTGGGCAAGGTGAAGAAGCATCCTGAGCTGAATGACACCTTCACAGGGGTGGTGATGACGCTGGAGATTTTTGACGATGTGGATATTCCCGTGGACGCTACCTTTGGCATCGGTTCCAAAGGTCTGATGGGAGATGCCCTGGTGGAGATCAAACCCAGTGGCAAACAGACGGATCAGTTTCTCGCCCATGATTATGACAAGATCATCGACGGTAGCCAATCCGGCGGATTGTCCGATCTGCAGGGGCAAGCCGAGGTGGTGGCAAAGAAGGTGGATTTAGTGTTGGATGATATTCGGACCGCGTTGGTGGATGTGAAAGCCGCCATGGGGAAAGTGAATCAAGAGGCGCTCTCAGACACGACCATTCAGGATTTCAAAAAGAGCATGGAGCACCTCAGCAACACCATGACGCGGATCGACACCCAAGTGCTGGGTGACGAGAATACCAAGAACCTGAAGGCCGCTATCCTGGATATCAAGGAGGCGGCAGCGAGCTTTAAAACCTCCGCTAAAAACATCGAGGCAACGACGCAGAAGCTCACCCCGATCGTGGAGAAGCTGGACCCGGTGATCACGAAGGCTGACAGAGCGATGGCTACCGCAGATGAGTCCCTGCAATCCATCAAAAAAGCGGCGGATAGCTTCTCGGTCGCCGCCCGCAATATTACCACGGGGAAAGGCTTGCTCGGGGCCTTGATGAATGACCCAGTGCTCAAGGACGACTTCAAAGATCTAATCGGCAACCTCAAGCGCAACGGGGTGCTGTTTTATCGTAACAATGCCGAGAAAGAGCGCGCGCGTCAGGAGGCTGAGCGGCAAGTGCCCTTGTCACCTCTCCGTCGGTGAGCGTTTTCAGAAAGGCAGCCGCAATTGATGGCTCGACGGAGGCACGAGAGTCGAGACACCGATGCCGATGAGGCGCAGCGGGCTGGTGACGAGGTGATGCCTAGCCAGTAAGAAGCAAGCAATGCGGTAGATCTCGTTCTCTGAGGTCACGGGATCATCCAGGCGAGTCTGACGGGTGAGCGTGGTGAAGTCGCTGTAGCGCACTTTCACCTGCACGGTTAGAGCACCGAGATCATGCTTTGAGAGCGTCTGGGCCACATCCAGCGCCATTTCCTTCAAGGCGGCCTTCAGGGTAGGGCGGTGCTCCGTATCCTCAAGGAAGGTGTTTTCGGCACTGATGCTCTTACGCTCGTCGCTCAGATCCAGAGGCCGATCATCGATTCCAAAAGCCCGGGCTTTCAGCTTTTCGGCAAACGAACCAGCCACCTCGCCCAAGGGAAGTGTGGTGTCTTGGAGATCGCCGATGGTTTTCAAACCCATCGCTTCAAGCCCACGTGCAGTCACGGGGCCAACGCCGTGAATGGTGCCGATGGGCAGCGGCCGAAGAAAGGCGACCCTATCACGATCAAAGATCAGGGTCAGCCCGTCTGGCTTTTGATAATCACTGGCGAGCTTGGCCAGAAATTTGTTCATGCTGATGCCGATGCTGGCGGTCAGTTGGCAGTCGTGCTTGATTCGTTCCTTGATGGTTTCGGCGATGGGATGCAGGGCTTCAATGGCCGTGTCTTGCGGCAGTCGTTCATAGGCCAAAGCGCTGACATCCAGATAGGCTTCATCCACGGAGACTTGTTCGATGAGCGGGGTGAATTCCTTCAAGATGGCCATGATGCGTGCCGACTCCGCTCGATAGACCTCCATGCGAGGTCGCACAAAGATGCCCTGCGGGCAGAGGCGCCCCGCCGTACTCGAGGGCATGGCGGAGCGGACCTTGAATTTCCGCGCCTCATAACTGGCTGCACAAACCACTCCACGCTGATCTGGAGGGGAACCGACAATGACTGGTTTGCCTCGGTATTCTGGATGGTCACGCTGCTCCACGGAGGCGTAAAACGCATCCATGTCCATATGCATGATGACTCTGGGCATGCCTGAGTGAAGAAGAAACGAAACCTATCAGATCCCTGCGTTACAGCCGCGCATCACAAGGGGCAGCAATGCCGTGCCTGCGATGGAGATGAGCAAGGAAGTGAGGCAGCCAACCCAGTTGGAGAAGAAAATCAATATCGGGTTATATCGCAGGGCCTTTCAGGCTCGGCCTTGCGTGTAGGTCAAATCTGAACTGAGCACCGAAGGGGAGCTACGCATGGCCAAGACCTTCGCGCTGGCGACGCCGCTGCGAAGGTCATCAAAGTGGGTTCACACACTCCCTGTGCGGGCCACTTTAAACAGTTGCGCTACCTTTTTGCAAAGCGGACCCAATAGCCGATGGCAACAGCTATCAGGAGGCTGACGAGTACGGACCCGCTAAGCAGCGAGTCCAACGAGCAAGGCATGACAAGGCTTTTGGGGCCGACAAAGAGGATCACCTGTCTGCCTGGGGCGATGCGGTGCCCAAATTCTAACATCACAACCCTATCGGTCTCCCAGACACCCCACCCCACTCCATGTGCCGAAGCCGTCCATTCACAATGAACCCGAGGCGTTGGAAGATAGGCTAGCATCAATGTTTTGGTAAAGGCTGCCCATTAGCGCGTCTTCTTGACCAGCTCCACAAACTTGACCAGCGCCGGGCTCTGGCTGCGACGGAGCCAGGCGAGTTTGTATTGGTATTTCGGCAGGCGACCTTTCATGGGTAGAAACCGAACGCCGGGGGTGGCGAACGAGGCGATTCGGGCAGGAAAAAGAGAGACCCCAAATCCGGCAGCGACATAGTTCAGGACGGTGGCGGCGCGGTCGGTTTCACGGGCGATGCGCGGCTGGAATCCGGCGTTTTCGCAGAGCTTCATGAGCCAGGGATTGAACACGGGCGCATTGGCCTGCGCAGTGAGGTAAAAAGCCTCATCCTTGAGATCCGCCAGCCCGACGGTGGATTGTTTGGCCAGCGGATGATTGGATGGGATGGCGGCCATCAGGTCGTCTTCGGCGACAACTATCATTTCCAAGCCCGGGTCAGGTGACTCCACGGCAAAGCCGATAAAACCGCAGTCGAGATGACCGGAATGGATTCGTTCGCGTTGCGGAGTCGGACCGAGCTCGCTGAGAATCAGATCGACCGATGGATATTGCGCCCGGTAAGTTTGCAACAGGTGCGGCAGCAATGAATGGCTCAGAGTGCCGATGAAGCCAATGCGCAAGGTTCCAGTCTCGCCACGCGCCCGGCGTTGCGCTTCTGCCACGGCATCGCGTGTATCTTCCAGGATCAATCGCACTTTCGAGAGAAAGAGTGTTCCGGCTTCGGTGAGGGCCACACCGTGGGTGCTTCGCTCCAGCAGCTTGACTTCCATTTCGAATTCCAGGTCGGCGATGGTGCGGCTGAGCGCGGATTGAGCGACGTGGAGCTTCTCTGCGGCCCGGCTGTAGTTCAGTTCTTCGGCGACGGTTTGAAAGGAGCGGAGATGACGCAGTTCCATGCGGTGAACGGTTATCTAAAAAATAGATCACGGCAATAGAATCGTTCTATTTCAACTATAACCAATATTGAATCACTCTGACGACGTGATGAATCCACAACGGACGGATCCTAACAACAAACGACTCAGAAAATAACATCATGAAAACTGTGACTTCCCTCTTCACCGCCAGCGTTCTCAGTCTGCTCCCCCTCTTCAACGCAACAGCCCAGGACGCCAGCGCCCGCGAGCTCGACATCATCAACCAGCTCTCCACCCAGCCCGTGGCGTCCACGCTGCCGGTGACGGGTTTCCTCAATGCTCCCGGGAATGAAAAGGTGAAGGATTTTTTCCTGACTCCGGTGAAGGACACCACTGCGCTGAAGGGCAAACGCATCGCTGTTCTGGTCGCCGATGGCTTTGAAGAGATCGAACTTACCGGGCCGGTCTGGTTTTTCCGCTCGCTCGGAGCGCAGGTCGATATCGTGTCACCGAAGTTCGTGGCTCCTCCTGCCCGCTACGGACTCAGCGTCCCGGAAATGGCGAAGACTCACGTGATGGCCATCCAATACTTGCAGCCCGTTGGCTGGATCAAAGTGGATCGCCGTGCGAATGAAATCAAAGTGGACGAATACGATGCCGTTTTCATCCCCGGAGGTGCATGGAACCCGGACAACCTTCGTTACGACAAGGACGTCATCCAGTTCCTCAAAGACTTCAGCCGATCTGGCAAACTCATCGCCGCCATCTGCCACGGCCCCGTTGTGCTGGCTTCTGCGGATTTGCTGAAAGGCAAAAAACTCACGGGCTACTGGAATATCCAGGTCGATCTCACCAACGCGGGTGGCACCGTTTTGGAAGAACCTGTCGTCGTGGACGGCAACATCGTCACCAGCCGCCACCCTATCGATGTGGCTGATTTCTCCATCGCCGTGAAGGATTGGCTGCTGGCCAAATGAGCCTCCCACAAATGAAAGCCACTCATCGTCTGGCTGTGAGGAAAATCGCTTAACACAAACGCTCCTGGCACACCTGATGTTTACTTAACGTCATTTTGCATCAACCAAGTCGCCCCGTCTCATTTCTTCCGCATCATGAAACCGAAACTCTTCACGCCGATCCAGCTCAAAGGCATCACCCTGCGCAACCGCATCGCCATGTCGCCCATGTGCCAATACACTGCGGTGGATGGACTGCCCACCGACTGGCATCCTGCCCACTATCAATCACGTGCCCGTGGCGGAGCGGGGTTGGTGGTGGTGGAGGCCACCGCTGTCAGCCCGGAAGGACGCATCACGCCGGGATGTCTCGGGATCTGGAGCGATGAACATGCTGCCGCGCTGAAACCCATCGCCGATGGCATCAAATCCGGCGGAGCGGTCCCGGGCATTCAGATCGGCCACGCCGGACGCAAGGCTTCCGCCAACCTGCCCTGGGAGGGCGACAACCACATCTCTGCTGACGATCCCCGTGGCTGGGAACCCATCGCGCCAAGCGCGATTGCCTATGGCGGTGATCTTCCCCGCCTCCCTCATGAGATGACCAAGGCGGAGATCGAGCGTGTGAAGGCTGACTTCGTCGCCGCTGCCAAACGCGCCCGCGACATGGGTTTTGAGTTTCTACTTCTACACTTCGCCCACGGGTATCTCGCGCAAAATTTTCTCTCCCGCTGGTCAAACCAACGCACCGATGAATACGGCGGCAGTGCCGAAAACCGCGCCCGCTTCATGATTGAAACCCTCGAAGCCGTCCGCGCTGTCTGGCCTGAACATCTGCCGCTGGCAGCCCGGCTTGGCGTGATCGAGTTCGATGATCGCAACGAGGAAACCTTGGCGGAGTCCATCGCCCTGGCGAAGCGTTTCAAAGAACTCGGTCTCGACTTCCTCGATGTCAGCATGGGTTTCTCCATTCCAGATGCAAAAATTCCCTGGGGGGCTGGACAGCTTCGCGAAATCTCCAAGCGTGTCCTTGCCGAAACCGGCCTGCCCGGCTCCACCTCCTGGAATATCAACAGCCCGGTCCTCGCTGAGGCGATGCTCCAGGAAGGCGCGGGTGACCTCGTCATGATCGGTCGCCCCCTGCTGGGGAATCCCCATTGGCCTTTCGCTGCCGCGCGCGAACTCGGCCTTGAAAATCCCACCTCAGTGCTGCCGCCCTCCTACGCGCACTGGCTGTCCCGCTATCACTTCGCATAAACCGTACCCAACCGGGCAACGTCATTCCCGCAAACAGCAACCATCCTCCAAAAACAAGTCGATGAATACTCAATCCCACCCATTCAGGCGTATCGTGACAGGGCATGATGCCGCAGGACAGGCCATCATTCTCTCCGAAGCGCCCCCCACGCGTTCACAGTTGGTGGGAGGTCCCGGCGGCCCCACTTTTTTTGAAGTGTGGCAGACCCTGGAAACTCCCGCACTCATCCATCCGCAGCCCGAAGAACCGGAGCAGGCCGGACTTGTACTGGCTCCGCCATCGCATGGGACCAGAATTCGCGTGATCGAGTTCCCTCCCGAGGGCGAAGAAATCCGTCAACTCACGGCAGCCGCCGCTCAGGAAAAGTTTCAATCCATGAGCGGAGGTCATGCCGCCACCGCCCAGGCAGGAGCTCCGCATCCCCTAATGCACCGAACTCAAACGGTGGACTATGGCATCGTGCTTGAGGGTGAGATCACACTGGTGGTCGATCACGGAGAAACCACGATCCGGGCGGGGGACATTGTGATTCAAAACGGCACCAACCACGCTTGGGCAAACCGCTCGGGAAAAATCTGCCGCATGGCCTTTGTCCTCATCAGCGGACAATACGCCGCAGAACTCAGCCAACCTCAACTCTGACAAGCCATGCGCAGTCCCCCCATCCATCCGGACACGTTGAGTCCCGAACTCCGCCAGGTGCATGACGAGATCGCCAGCCTAGTTGGTCGCAGTCAGGGCCAAGTGACCATGCTCGATGCCTCTGGCGCCTTGACGGGCCCGTTCTCGCCCATGCTGAGGCACCCCCAGTTCGGCATACCTGCGCTGACCTTTCTTCGCTCGTTAGACCATCACGCCACGCTCGACAAGGCCGTGCGCGAGGTCGCCATCCTCACCGTAGGAGCAGCCTACGGCGCACGTTTTGAACTCTACGCTCACGAGATCATGGCGGCGGCCTTTGGGCTTTCAC
The DNA window shown above is from Prosthecobacter debontii and carries:
- a CDS encoding MlaE family ABC transporter permease; protein product: MGALYGFLAIPGRSLLNFLGYLGQLGALLGELWQSVTKGTLRLRLMAEQIVTIGYGSQAVVLVTGAFTGAVFTAQSYFKFKDFGIESTVGGIVSVSLCRELGPVLAGLMVTGRVGASMAAEIGTMKVSEQVDALRVMGAHPVDYLVLPRFLAMMISMPLLIAECIVFGLAASVIVGTGVFEIPFAWFWEHVRDHTNLEDLSFGMIKGFVFGILIVLISCHQGLIASNGAVGVGLGTIRAVVFSSLALLVANFFLTMLLNYFFPLGTAL
- a CDS encoding ABC transporter ATP-binding protein; its protein translation is MHVPSNPDVPFIRVSGLKKSFGEQKTLQGVDLTISHGETLVLIGPSGEGKSVLLKHIIGLLHPDEGHVELDGVDLCSMNERQMVKFRRRMGYLFQNAALFDSLTVAQNVAFPLKEAGVTNKDEIDQQVHEALELVELEEHKNKMPINLSGGMRKRVGIARAIICRPECVLYDEPTAGLDPIVTDVIDQMIIRLQKRFRVTSIVITHDMSSVFKIADRVAMLKNGVISFLGTPEDLRQSPDPDIQNFIAGRSGMCA
- a CDS encoding MlaD family protein — translated: MTKDRKTEILVGLFLLVGLLMLGGIILEFGSLRTLFRDTYELRVAFPNAAGIKEGSPVFLGGSKVGKVKKHPELNDTFTGVVMTLEIFDDVDIPVDATFGIGSKGLMGDALVEIKPSGKQTDQFLAHDYDKIIDGSQSGGLSDLQGQAEVVAKKVDLVLDDIRTALVDVKAAMGKVNQEALSDTTIQDFKKSMEHLSNTMTRIDTQVLGDENTKNLKAAILDIKEAAASFKTSAKNIEATTQKLTPIVEKLDPVITKADRAMATADESLQSIKKAADSFSVAARNITTGKGLLGALMNDPVLKDDFKDLIGNLKRNGVLFYRNNAEKERARQEAERQVPLSPLRR
- the dinB gene encoding DNA polymerase IV; translated protein: MPRVIMHMDMDAFYASVEQRDHPEYRGKPVIVGSPPDQRGVVCAASYEARKFKVRSAMPSSTAGRLCPQGIFVRPRMEVYRAESARIMAILKEFTPLIEQVSVDEAYLDVSALAYERLPQDTAIEALHPIAETIKERIKHDCQLTASIGISMNKFLAKLASDYQKPDGLTLIFDRDRVAFLRPLPIGTIHGVGPVTARGLEAMGLKTIGDLQDTTLPLGEVAGSFAEKLKARAFGIDDRPLDLSDERKSISAENTFLEDTEHRPTLKAALKEMALDVAQTLSKHDLGALTVQVKVRYSDFTTLTRQTRLDDPVTSENEIYRIACFLLARHHLVTSPLRLIGIGVSTLVPPSSHQLRLPF
- a CDS encoding LysR substrate-binding domain-containing protein translates to MELRHLRSFQTVAEELNYSRAAEKLHVAQSALSRTIADLEFEMEVKLLERSTHGVALTEAGTLFLSKVRLILEDTRDAVAEAQRRARGETGTLRIGFIGTLSHSLLPHLLQTYRAQYPSVDLILSELGPTPQRERIHSGHLDCGFIGFAVESPDPGLEMIVVAEDDLMAAIPSNHPLAKQSTVGLADLKDEAFYLTAQANAPVFNPWLMKLCENAGFQPRIARETDRAATVLNYVAAGFGVSLFPARIASFATPGVRFLPMKGRLPKYQYKLAWLRRSQSPALVKFVELVKKTR
- a CDS encoding DJ-1/PfpI family protein, with amino-acid sequence MKTVTSLFTASVLSLLPLFNATAQDASARELDIINQLSTQPVASTLPVTGFLNAPGNEKVKDFFLTPVKDTTALKGKRIAVLVADGFEEIELTGPVWFFRSLGAQVDIVSPKFVAPPARYGLSVPEMAKTHVMAIQYLQPVGWIKVDRRANEIKVDEYDAVFIPGGAWNPDNLRYDKDVIQFLKDFSRSGKLIAAICHGPVVLASADLLKGKKLTGYWNIQVDLTNAGGTVLEEPVVVDGNIVTSRHPIDVADFSIAVKDWLLAK
- a CDS encoding NADH:flavin oxidoreductase/NADH oxidase — its product is MKPKLFTPIQLKGITLRNRIAMSPMCQYTAVDGLPTDWHPAHYQSRARGGAGLVVVEATAVSPEGRITPGCLGIWSDEHAAALKPIADGIKSGGAVPGIQIGHAGRKASANLPWEGDNHISADDPRGWEPIAPSAIAYGGDLPRLPHEMTKAEIERVKADFVAAAKRARDMGFEFLLLHFAHGYLAQNFLSRWSNQRTDEYGGSAENRARFMIETLEAVRAVWPEHLPLAARLGVIEFDDRNEETLAESIALAKRFKELGLDFLDVSMGFSIPDAKIPWGAGQLREISKRVLAETGLPGSTSWNINSPVLAEAMLQEGAGDLVMIGRPLLGNPHWPFAAARELGLENPTSVLPPSYAHWLSRYHFA
- a CDS encoding cupin domain-containing protein yields the protein MNTQSHPFRRIVTGHDAAGQAIILSEAPPTRSQLVGGPGGPTFFEVWQTLETPALIHPQPEEPEQAGLVLAPPSHGTRIRVIEFPPEGEEIRQLTAAAAQEKFQSMSGGHAATAQAGAPHPLMHRTQTVDYGIVLEGEITLVVDHGETTIRAGDIVIQNGTNHAWANRSGKICRMAFVLISGQYAAELSQPQL
- a CDS encoding carboxymuconolactone decarboxylase family protein; amino-acid sequence: MRSPPIHPDTLSPELRQVHDEIASLVGRSQGQVTMLDASGALTGPFSPMLRHPQFGIPALTFLRSLDHHATLDKAVREVAILTVGAAYGARFELYAHEIMAAAFGLSPDVIATLAAGGRPYGLSPQQAVAHDIAHALVSGHVIPESTYQHATRLLGSDAVAELFFLIGGYSLIATLLNGFDVPAPERS